The following are from one region of the Salicibibacter kimchii genome:
- a CDS encoding phosphotransferase family protein, giving the protein MTQSVRNGEELDITKVKTFLDNHLNDIPKDEPLKVEQYYAGASNLTYLLSCGEWQGVLRRPPFGPLPPKAHDMKREYEILARLSPVFPLAPKPYVLGENTSIMDATFYVMERKEGVVIDGKLPEGVQETKELGRDLSFKFIDTLAALHRVDTEKAGLASIW; this is encoded by the coding sequence ATGACCCAATCCGTACGCAACGGGGAAGAACTGGACATAACGAAAGTGAAAACCTTTTTGGATAATCATCTGAATGATATTCCAAAAGACGAACCGTTAAAAGTCGAACAATATTACGCCGGCGCATCGAACCTTACTTATCTTTTATCTTGCGGCGAGTGGCAAGGTGTTTTGCGCCGCCCGCCGTTCGGGCCGTTGCCGCCGAAAGCCCACGACATGAAACGGGAATACGAGATACTTGCTCGGCTCAGCCCTGTTTTCCCGCTGGCGCCGAAGCCTTATGTGCTCGGAGAAAATACGTCCATAATGGACGCCACGTTTTACGTCATGGAGCGAAAAGAAGGCGTCGTCATCGATGGGAAGTTGCCCGAAGGTGTACAGGAAACGAAAGAACTCGGCAGGGATTTGTCCTTTAAATTTATCGATACGTTGGCAGCGCTTCACCGGGTGGACACCGAAAAAGCCGGTTTGGCATCAATTTGGTAA
- a CDS encoding 2-phosphosulfolactate phosphatase yields the protein MSLEDYVCASIILSRLNMENVRLNDAAVFALEHNYDNKETIGDILAKGRVGRNFMKLGLDELFDFVIDVGLSTSVVELYEDGSLNFMHEGSETTK from the coding sequence ATGTCCTTGGAAGATTACGTTTGCGCAAGCATTATTTTATCAAGGCTGAACATGGAGAATGTTCGCTTAAATGATGCCGCGGTCTTTGCATTGGAGCATAACTACGATAATAAAGAAACGATTGGCGATATTTTGGCTAAAGGGCGCGTGGGACGAAATTTCATGAAATTGGGCCTCGATGAACTGTTTGATTTTGTGATCGATGTGGGATTGTCTACATCGGTTGTTGAGCTCTACGAAGATGGATCGCTCAATTTTATGCACGAGGGGAGTGAAACGACAAAATGA
- a CDS encoding 2-phosphosulfolactate phosphatase has product MKKCHLWLSTEEIQPEKLKNATTVVIDVMLATTTLVTIMERGARRIYPVESVYEAHSMKEFLGHPAVLTGGELGGKPVEGFDCAHLPDEYTPERVKDHDIVFLSSNGTRAITKAKPAKQLLLGNLRNAYTIAVIP; this is encoded by the coding sequence ATGAAAAAATGCCACTTATGGCTATCGACAGAAGAAATACAACCCGAAAAATTAAAAAACGCGACAACCGTGGTGATCGATGTCATGCTCGCGACGACGACCCTCGTCACTATTATGGAGCGGGGTGCCCGCCGCATTTATCCGGTCGAGAGCGTTTATGAAGCCCATAGCATGAAGGAGTTTCTCGGTCACCCGGCTGTGCTCACCGGAGGCGAGTTGGGCGGAAAGCCGGTGGAAGGCTTTGACTGTGCTCATTTGCCCGATGAATATACGCCGGAACGTGTTAAGGATCATGACATTGTGTTTTTGTCTTCCAATGGCACACGTGCGATTACAAAAGCAAAACCGGCGAAGCAATTGCTACTTGGAAATTTGCGCAATGCCTACACCATCGCGGTAATACCTTAA
- a CDS encoding MaoC/PaaZ C-terminal domain-containing protein, translating into MSAIAEKQTGDTLETVTLSPVSRLDLIKYAGASGDYNPIHTIDQEAEKAGLPGIIAHGMWTMGNLAKLFTPYYEEGFIETYKIRFRGMVFLGDVISLNAEVSEQTADKVTFDVLASNEKDEAVLKGTVVFALYT; encoded by the coding sequence ATGAGCGCAATTGCAGAAAAACAGACCGGCGACACGCTAGAAACCGTAACCCTTTCCCCGGTTTCTCGGCTCGATTTAATTAAATACGCCGGCGCATCCGGTGACTATAACCCGATCCATACGATTGATCAAGAAGCAGAAAAAGCGGGACTACCGGGCATCATCGCCCATGGTATGTGGACGATGGGCAATCTCGCCAAACTTTTCACCCCTTATTACGAGGAAGGATTTATTGAGACGTATAAAATTCGTTTCCGCGGCATGGTCTTCCTCGGCGACGTGATTTCGCTAAATGCGGAAGTGAGCGAGCAAACAGCGGACAAAGTAACGTTCGATGTTTTGGCAAGCAACGAAAAAGACGAAGCCGTTCTGAAAGGGACAGTGGTTTTTGCGTTATATACGTAA
- a CDS encoding MaoC family dehydratase N-terminal domain-containing protein yields the protein MLEHMIGKHSDKVRNTIERGAVRKFAEAIDDAHPIFVDEAVGQATRYGKNIAPPTFPIVLDYGEIPDFELENKGLIHGEQIYHYERPLFVGEDIHCWAEVKDYKEKAGKSGTMGILTLESNGEDSDGKRVFRAEQVIIITEAVRKGMEA from the coding sequence ATGCTTGAACATATGATTGGCAAACATTCAGACAAGGTGAGAAACACAATTGAGCGAGGCGCTGTGCGAAAATTCGCTGAAGCCATCGATGACGCGCACCCGATTTTCGTTGATGAAGCGGTGGGGCAGGCGACCCGTTACGGGAAAAACATCGCCCCTCCGACGTTTCCAATTGTATTGGACTATGGGGAAATTCCCGATTTTGAATTAGAAAATAAAGGACTTATTCACGGCGAACAAATCTATCATTATGAACGCCCGCTTTTCGTTGGCGAAGACATTCATTGCTGGGCGGAAGTGAAAGATTACAAGGAAAAAGCGGGAAAAAGCGGAACGATGGGGATTCTTACGCTGGAAAGCAACGGCGAAGACAGCGACGGAAAACGTGTCTTTCGCGCCGAACAAGTGATTATTATTACCGAAGCGGTTAGAAAGGGGATGGAAGCATGA
- the fabG gene encoding 3-oxoacyl-ACP reductase FabG → MTHFSEQTAFVTGGSRGIGRGIAERLVNDGAKVAVIDVNEEALAEVREHFSDQDVLAIKADVTNRNEVENAMKEAYEAYGSIDILVNNAGVIRDNMLFKMTEDDWQTVMDVHLKGSFNAASVAQEYMVKQKYGRIINLSSNVALGNRGQANYSTAKAGLQGFTKTLAIELGKFNITTNAIAPGFIETDMTKATAERLGISFEKLVEASVANIPVARSGKPEDIANAAAFFADKHSSFVNGQVLYVAGGPMA, encoded by the coding sequence ATGACACATTTTTCCGAGCAAACGGCATTCGTGACCGGAGGAAGCCGAGGCATCGGTCGCGGCATTGCCGAGCGTCTTGTTAATGACGGTGCGAAAGTGGCAGTTATAGATGTCAACGAAGAGGCTTTGGCAGAGGTGCGCGAGCACTTTTCCGACCAAGATGTTTTAGCGATCAAAGCGGACGTCACGAATCGCAATGAAGTAGAAAATGCAATGAAAGAAGCGTATGAAGCGTATGGCTCTATCGATATTCTCGTCAATAATGCTGGCGTTATCCGGGATAACATGCTGTTTAAAATGACAGAAGACGATTGGCAAACGGTCATGGATGTGCATTTGAAAGGATCCTTTAATGCCGCGAGTGTAGCTCAGGAATATATGGTGAAACAAAAATACGGACGTATTATTAATCTATCTTCCAATGTTGCTTTAGGTAATCGTGGTCAAGCGAACTACTCAACGGCAAAAGCAGGCTTACAAGGGTTTACAAAAACATTGGCGATTGAACTCGGGAAATTTAATATTACCACTAATGCTATTGCACCGGGATTTATTGAAACGGACATGACGAAGGCGACGGCTGAACGCCTCGGTATCTCGTTTGAAAAATTAGTTGAAGCAAGTGTAGCAAACATCCCGGTGGCACGTAGCGGTAAACCGGAAGACATTGCGAACGCGGCGGCATTTTTCGCCGATAAACATTCCTCGTTTGTGAACGGGCAAGTCTTATACGTCGCCGGCGGACCAATGGCATAA
- a CDS encoding acyl-CoA dehydrogenase family protein, whose protein sequence is MHLRLTEEQKMVQTTIRKFVEKELMPLENDVLRNEREGKPSLSEEKMHELQQKAKDAGFWGINTPEEYGGADLGQVMYAIVMMEVSKTFVPFTFGGSADNILYYGNEEQKEKYLLPTINGEKKSCFAMTEPGAGSDTQNIKMTAEKDGDEWVLNGEKTFITGGNEADFVMVIAITDKEAHARNGRDGTTCFIAERDMGWKSEYIDTMGEWGPASLIFDQVRVPEENILGDLHRGYDLGLEWIGFARWGVGAGAVGASERLLNMAIDYAQERETFGKPIASRQAIQWQIADSAVELEAAKWLVLNAAFTLDNGEDNRHLASMAKLYGATKANDIIDRVMQIHGGMGYTKELPIERWYREARLWRIYDGTDEIQRLIISRNLLKGHVKLGQYI, encoded by the coding sequence ATGCATTTACGCTTAACCGAAGAACAAAAAATGGTGCAAACAACGATCCGTAAATTCGTGGAAAAAGAACTGATGCCACTGGAAAATGATGTGCTTCGCAATGAGCGGGAAGGGAAACCGAGCCTTTCGGAAGAAAAAATGCATGAACTGCAACAAAAAGCGAAAGATGCCGGCTTCTGGGGTATCAATACACCGGAAGAATACGGGGGTGCTGACCTCGGGCAGGTCATGTACGCGATCGTCATGATGGAAGTATCGAAAACGTTCGTCCCGTTCACATTCGGCGGTTCGGCCGATAACATTTTGTATTACGGCAACGAAGAGCAAAAGGAAAAGTACTTGTTGCCGACGATCAACGGCGAGAAAAAATCCTGCTTCGCCATGACTGAACCCGGCGCCGGTTCTGATACGCAAAACATCAAAATGACCGCTGAAAAAGACGGCGATGAATGGGTGCTGAACGGCGAAAAAACATTCATCACCGGCGGAAATGAAGCGGACTTTGTGATGGTGATCGCGATCACGGACAAGGAAGCACACGCGCGTAACGGCCGTGACGGCACCACCTGCTTTATCGCGGAACGAGACATGGGATGGAAATCTGAATACATCGACACGATGGGCGAATGGGGACCGGCTTCGCTTATTTTCGATCAAGTACGCGTGCCGGAAGAAAACATTTTAGGCGATTTGCACCGTGGTTACGACCTAGGGTTGGAATGGATTGGTTTTGCACGGTGGGGCGTGGGAGCAGGCGCGGTTGGCGCTTCTGAGCGCTTGCTTAATATGGCGATCGATTATGCCCAGGAGCGTGAAACATTCGGGAAGCCGATTGCTAGCCGCCAAGCGATCCAATGGCAAATCGCGGACTCGGCGGTTGAGCTTGAAGCTGCTAAATGGTTGGTCTTGAACGCGGCCTTCACCTTGGACAACGGCGAAGACAATCGTCATCTGGCATCGATGGCGAAACTGTATGGCGCTACCAAAGCGAACGATATCATCGATCGTGTGATGCAAATACATGGTGGCATGGGCTACACGAAAGAGCTCCCTATCGAACGCTGGTACCGGGAAGCCCGGCTATGGAGAATCTATGACGGCACCGATGAAATCCAGCGCTTGATCATTTCCAGAAACCTATTAAAAGGGCACGTGAAATTGGGGCAATACATTTAA
- a CDS encoding thiolase family protein: MEDVVIVSAVRTAIAKKGGALATVDPAVYGGEVISEALKRADVEHEAVEDVIFGNCLSGGGNIARVSLLEAGLPVDVPGLTIDRQCGSGINSVALAAEKIIAGNADVVVAGGTESMTRSPHLLAVQEKAYDLRPPKFINPKLSPDEIGDPPMGITAENLADQYEVSREEQDAFALRSQERMADAIDKGYFKDQIVPIEVKTRKGTVTFNQDEHPRPDVTKESLGKLPAVFKKDGSVTAGSSSGINDGASALVLMSGTEAKNRGLKPLATVKASAVAGVDPNIMGIGPVPAVKKVLEKTGDQLDDFDLIEINEAFAAQVLACDRELSFDMDKVNVNGGAIAHGHPIAATGGMLVTKLCYELERRGEKKGLVTACIGGGQGIALVVEKE, translated from the coding sequence ATGGAAGATGTAGTTATCGTTTCTGCCGTACGGACGGCCATCGCGAAAAAAGGCGGGGCGCTTGCTACCGTCGACCCGGCCGTGTACGGGGGAGAAGTTATAAGTGAAGCGTTGAAGAGAGCCGATGTCGAACATGAAGCCGTAGAAGATGTTATTTTCGGCAACTGTTTGAGCGGGGGTGGGAACATCGCGCGCGTGTCGCTTCTCGAAGCGGGGTTGCCGGTGGATGTTCCCGGGCTCACGATTGATCGTCAATGCGGTTCCGGAATCAATAGCGTCGCCCTTGCTGCCGAGAAAATTATCGCCGGTAACGCCGATGTGGTCGTTGCCGGTGGCACCGAAAGCATGACACGCAGTCCGCATCTTTTGGCGGTTCAAGAAAAAGCGTACGATCTCCGACCGCCGAAGTTTATCAACCCTAAACTATCGCCCGATGAAATTGGTGACCCACCGATGGGGATTACGGCAGAGAACCTGGCGGATCAATATGAAGTGAGCCGTGAGGAACAGGATGCCTTCGCCTTAAGAAGTCAGGAACGGATGGCGGATGCGATTGATAAAGGCTATTTCAAAGATCAAATCGTGCCCATTGAAGTGAAAACGCGGAAAGGTACCGTAACTTTTAACCAGGATGAGCATCCGCGCCCTGACGTTACAAAAGAGTCGCTCGGCAAACTTCCGGCAGTATTTAAAAAAGACGGCAGCGTTACCGCCGGCAGCTCCTCCGGGATTAACGACGGAGCGTCGGCATTGGTGTTGATGTCCGGGACTGAAGCCAAGAACCGCGGGCTAAAGCCATTGGCGACGGTCAAGGCGTCAGCTGTCGCGGGTGTTGATCCGAACATTATGGGTATTGGTCCTGTCCCGGCGGTAAAAAAAGTGCTTGAAAAAACCGGCGATCAACTCGATGATTTTGATTTAATAGAGATTAACGAAGCGTTTGCCGCACAGGTGCTCGCGTGTGACCGGGAACTTTCTTTTGACATGGATAAAGTCAATGTGAACGGGGGAGCAATTGCCCACGGTCACCCGATTGCTGCCACCGGCGGCATGCTTGTGACGAAATTATGCTATGAACTCGAGCGCCGCGGAGAGAAGAAAGGACTAGTCACCGCTTGTATCGGCGGCGGTCAGGGAATCGCGCTGGTCGTGGAAAAAGAGTAA
- a CDS encoding acyl-CoA dehydrogenase — protein MQFQYSEKVIDLQRQVNEFMETYVYPNEKLYEDQLNQQETRWSSVPPIMDELKEKAREKGLWNLFLPDSDYGAGLSNAEYAPLCEIMGRSMIGPEVFNCSAPDTGNMEVLVRYGSEEQKKQWLEPLLDGKIRSCFSMTEPDVASSDATNIKTSIKREGNEYVINGRKWWSSGAGDPRCKIAIVMGKNDPNAAKHEQQSMILVPLDTPGVNIERTTPVFGYDDAPHGHAEIVYDNVRVPADHMLWDEGKGFAIAQGRLGPGRIHHCMRLIGAAERALEDLCNRVQERETFGKKVSEQGVVQEWIAESRMDIEQARLLTLKAAYMMDTVGNKEAKTEIAMIKVVAPNMALRVIDRAIQAFGGAGVSADYTLAHQWANARTLRLADGPDEVHRRQIAKLELKKYSNA, from the coding sequence ATGCAATTTCAGTACTCGGAAAAGGTGATCGATTTACAACGTCAAGTAAATGAGTTTATGGAGACCTACGTTTATCCGAATGAAAAATTATACGAAGATCAATTGAATCAACAAGAAACCCGATGGTCTTCAGTTCCGCCAATCATGGATGAATTAAAAGAGAAAGCAAGAGAAAAAGGATTATGGAATCTTTTTTTGCCGGACAGCGACTACGGAGCCGGTTTATCCAATGCTGAGTATGCACCTCTTTGTGAAATCATGGGACGATCTATGATTGGCCCCGAAGTCTTTAACTGTAGTGCCCCGGACACAGGAAATATGGAAGTTTTGGTTCGGTATGGTTCCGAGGAACAAAAAAAACAATGGCTAGAGCCGTTACTTGATGGCAAAATCCGGTCATGTTTTTCCATGACGGAACCTGATGTGGCTTCCAGCGATGCTACAAACATCAAAACAAGCATCAAAAGAGAAGGCAATGAATATGTCATTAACGGCCGGAAATGGTGGTCATCCGGAGCAGGAGACCCTCGTTGTAAAATAGCGATTGTCATGGGGAAAAACGACCCAAATGCAGCTAAACACGAACAGCAATCGATGATTCTCGTTCCGTTGGATACACCAGGGGTAAACATAGAGAGAACGACACCGGTTTTTGGATATGATGATGCGCCACACGGTCACGCAGAAATTGTTTATGACAATGTAAGAGTGCCGGCCGATCATATGCTTTGGGATGAAGGAAAAGGGTTTGCCATTGCACAAGGGCGCTTAGGGCCTGGCCGAATTCATCATTGTATGCGATTGATTGGAGCGGCAGAGCGTGCGCTTGAAGATCTATGCAATCGGGTGCAAGAAAGAGAAACGTTTGGGAAAAAAGTGTCCGAACAAGGCGTCGTGCAAGAGTGGATTGCGGAATCACGAATGGATATTGAGCAAGCTCGTTTATTGACTTTGAAGGCCGCTTATATGATGGATACGGTTGGAAATAAAGAGGCAAAGACCGAGATCGCTATGATTAAAGTTGTAGCACCGAATATGGCATTACGAGTGATTGATCGAGCCATTCAAGCATTTGGCGGTGCTGGTGTTAGTGCTGATTATACACTTGCTCATCAATGGGCTAATGCCAGAACATTACGGCTTGCAGATGGTCCTGATGAAGTACATCGTAGACAAATTGCAAAATTGGAACTTAAAAAATACTCGAATGCTTAA
- a CDS encoding long-chain-fatty-acid--CoA ligase — MNEKPWLDVYPQNIRQQIDVPHHSLPQMLLEKVETYAQHVALSFQGQELTYEDLGAVTSSFASALQGENVQRGDRVAIMLPNCPQYVIACYGTLMVGGTVTQINPMLTERELTYILNDSGAETIVILNDLYQKMKAVQNETMVKNVVVVNLTANSTSVEPAVTFDEFLEKGGEQEVSQVALNPEEDIAVLQYTGGTTGRSKGVMLTHRNLMANLVQIYEFFKEDLSFGCERILTVIPLFHVYGMSNGMNLAIFLGATNIMLPRFDVQNVLETIKEEKPTMFPGVPTMYISLLTHPEAEKYGLDSIRVCISGSAPMPVERMKEFEQKTGAKILDGYGLSETAPSTHANPLFAERKPGSVGIGLPSTDYKIVDTHTGQKVLPPGETGEIIIRGPQVMKGYWKKKEETQQALRDGWLYTGDMAYMDDEGYLYIADRKKDMIIASGYNVYPREVEEVLNEHAAVLEAAVVGVADDYRGETVKAFIVLREGASITEEEVIAHSRKYLAAYKVPRFVEFREELPKTNVGKTLRRSLREEQNQTQSS; from the coding sequence GTGAATGAAAAACCATGGTTAGATGTGTATCCGCAAAATATCAGACAACAGATTGATGTGCCTCATCATAGTTTACCGCAAATGTTATTAGAAAAGGTTGAAACGTACGCGCAACATGTTGCTCTCTCTTTTCAAGGACAGGAGCTCACATATGAAGACTTAGGTGCGGTGACCTCATCATTTGCTTCCGCGTTACAAGGAGAAAACGTTCAACGAGGAGATCGCGTAGCTATTATGTTACCCAACTGCCCCCAGTACGTCATCGCTTGCTACGGTACATTGATGGTTGGAGGCACTGTTACTCAGATCAACCCTATGCTGACCGAAAGGGAATTAACCTATATTTTGAATGATTCCGGTGCGGAAACGATCGTTATTCTAAATGATTTATATCAAAAAATGAAAGCGGTTCAAAACGAAACGATGGTAAAAAATGTCGTTGTCGTAAACTTGACGGCGAACAGCACGTCCGTTGAACCAGCGGTCACGTTCGATGAGTTCCTGGAGAAAGGTGGTGAACAAGAGGTATCACAGGTAGCCCTGAATCCAGAGGAAGATATCGCCGTGTTGCAATATACAGGGGGAACAACAGGTCGTTCCAAAGGGGTCATGCTTACTCACCGGAACTTGATGGCTAATCTCGTACAAATATATGAATTTTTCAAAGAAGATCTATCTTTTGGTTGTGAACGTATACTAACAGTTATTCCTTTATTCCATGTTTATGGAATGTCGAACGGTATGAATTTGGCTATTTTTCTTGGAGCGACCAATATTATGCTGCCCAGGTTTGATGTTCAGAACGTATTAGAGACGATTAAAGAAGAAAAGCCGACCATGTTCCCCGGAGTACCGACGATGTATATCAGTTTATTAACGCACCCTGAAGCTGAAAAATACGGTTTGGACAGCATTCGTGTATGCATTAGCGGTAGCGCACCGATGCCGGTTGAGCGTATGAAAGAATTTGAACAAAAGACAGGCGCCAAGATTTTGGACGGTTACGGACTTTCCGAAACTGCACCATCAACGCATGCCAATCCATTGTTTGCCGAACGAAAGCCAGGCAGTGTCGGTATTGGTTTACCATCAACAGACTATAAAATCGTGGATACTCATACTGGACAAAAGGTTCTGCCACCAGGTGAAACAGGGGAAATTATTATTCGCGGTCCTCAGGTGATGAAAGGATATTGGAAAAAGAAAGAAGAAACGCAGCAGGCACTTCGCGACGGCTGGTTGTATACCGGCGATATGGCGTACATGGATGATGAAGGTTACCTTTATATCGCTGATCGAAAAAAAGATATGATTATTGCCAGCGGCTATAATGTTTATCCCCGGGAAGTGGAAGAGGTTCTCAATGAGCATGCAGCGGTTTTGGAAGCAGCTGTCGTCGGGGTGGCCGATGATTATCGTGGAGAAACGGTCAAAGCCTTTATTGTGCTGAGAGAAGGAGCGTCGATCACAGAAGAGGAGGTTATTGCACATAGCCGTAAGTATTTGGCCGCATATAAAGTTCCGCGTTTTGTCGAGTTTCGGGAGGAGTTGCCTAAAACAAACGTCGGGAAAACTTTGCGCCGCTCCTTGAGAGAAGAACAAAATCAAACGCAATCTTCATAG
- a CDS encoding sigma-54 interaction domain-containing protein gives MYKNKLKFGFEYDKLIEAIDQMYEGFLLSDLDGRIFYANKAVANIAGASLEEIVGKTPKEMEDDGSIIQQSTKVMSEAPITMIHKLRTGPEIFITSKPIYDESGSIICFSANYRNIKTLNYLNRLHDSTTNNINIYSETYRDKRIKDWIGNSNITDQLKDKVIKVAKTEAMVLITGESGVGKEVVASNIQQLSLRKDKPYIQINCGAIPRELIEAELFGYEKGAFTGADTTKKGFFEEANGGTVLLDEIGEMPLNLQVKLLRVIQTNKVTRVGGTKDISLNVRFIASTNKDLLESVKQGEFREDLFYRLNVIPINVPSLNERKDDIFPLCDYFLQKHNKKHEVEKNFAPETLQLFQEYHWPGNVRQLENIIERLVIITEEDVIAPPHIPSELKIKHNFSSLENIKPLKEAREEAEMNMISMAVQKYGTIRKAARFLEVDHSTLVRKMKKYNITRGNGA, from the coding sequence GTGTACAAAAACAAATTAAAATTCGGGTTTGAATATGATAAATTGATTGAAGCGATAGATCAAATGTATGAAGGATTTCTGCTATCGGATCTTGATGGGCGTATATTTTATGCTAATAAGGCAGTTGCAAATATTGCCGGCGCATCATTAGAAGAGATTGTGGGGAAGACGCCAAAAGAAATGGAAGATGACGGATCAATCATTCAACAATCTACGAAAGTGATGTCTGAAGCACCTATCACGATGATACACAAACTAAGAACAGGCCCGGAAATCTTTATTACGAGTAAACCTATTTATGATGAGAGTGGCAGTATTATTTGTTTTTCAGCTAATTATCGTAATATAAAAACATTAAACTATTTAAATCGTCTTCATGATAGTACGACTAACAATATAAATATTTATAGTGAAACCTATAGGGATAAACGTATAAAAGACTGGATTGGGAACAGCAATATCACAGATCAGTTGAAAGATAAAGTAATAAAAGTGGCAAAGACTGAGGCAATGGTTCTTATTACGGGCGAGTCGGGCGTAGGAAAAGAAGTTGTGGCTAGTAATATCCAACAATTAAGTCTTCGTAAGGATAAGCCATACATTCAAATTAATTGTGGCGCGATACCTCGAGAATTAATTGAAGCAGAATTGTTTGGTTATGAAAAAGGGGCTTTTACCGGTGCTGATACAACAAAAAAAGGTTTTTTTGAAGAGGCTAATGGCGGAACCGTTCTTTTAGACGAGATCGGAGAAATGCCACTCAACTTACAAGTAAAACTATTGCGTGTGATCCAGACAAATAAAGTTACGCGAGTAGGTGGAACCAAGGATATATCGTTAAATGTTAGATTCATTGCATCAACGAATAAAGATTTACTGGAGTCTGTCAAACAGGGTGAATTTCGAGAAGACCTCTTCTATAGACTCAATGTAATTCCAATAAATGTACCTTCCTTAAATGAAAGAAAAGATGACATATTCCCATTATGTGATTACTTTTTACAAAAACATAATAAAAAACACGAGGTGGAGAAAAATTTTGCTCCGGAGACGTTACAATTATTTCAAGAATACCATTGGCCCGGAAATGTAAGACAATTAGAAAATATAATTGAAAGATTAGTCATTATAACGGAAGAAGATGTTATTGCCCCTCCACATATTCCCTCTGAGCTCAAAATAAAGCACAACTTTTCTTCATTGGAAAACATTAAACCCCTAAAGGAGGCCCGTGAAGAAGCCGAAATGAACATGATTAGCATGGCTGTTCAAAAGTATGGAACCATTCGAAAAGCAGCTCGATTTCTTGAAGTGGATCACTCTACACTCGTTCGAAAGATGAAAAAATATAATATCACTCGTGGGAACGGTGCATAA
- a CDS encoding AMP-binding protein produces MIQNGIDHLNQTAYNFYGNEISWSQLVDDTRRLAKFLLNKGVAKGDKVALYMQNCPQYLLGHYAIQMLGATVVPLNPMYKALELENFINEAEIMAMSAGEELYEQVKAP; encoded by the coding sequence TTGATCCAAAATGGGATCGATCATCTAAATCAAACAGCATACAATTTTTATGGTAATGAGATAAGTTGGAGCCAATTGGTGGACGATACGCGACGACTGGCCAAGTTTCTTCTGAACAAGGGAGTTGCGAAAGGAGATAAAGTCGCCTTATATATGCAAAACTGCCCTCAGTATTTACTAGGTCATTACGCAATACAAATGCTGGGCGCAACGGTCGTTCCTTTAAATCCAATGTATAAGGCATTGGAGCTTGAAAATTTCATCAATGAAGCTGAAATTATGGCAATGAGTGCAGGCGAGGAATTGTATGAGCAAGTAAAGGCTCCATGA